The proteins below are encoded in one region of Stigmatopora argus isolate UIUO_Sarg chromosome 2, RoL_Sarg_1.0, whole genome shotgun sequence:
- the sltm gene encoding SAFB-like transcription modulator isoform X3 — protein sequence MPSKETEEYESEKDVTDTDDGTRENCKPALSEENSSQPEPEAETEAEPETAVAVADSEPDAAEADTDAEQELDADFEQEPEGDGEPPVDEEAECEPPVDEEAECEPPVDEEVECEPPVDEEAGGEPQVDEEAGGEPQVDEEAGGEPQVDEEAGGEPQVDEEGEGEPQGDEEAESMPQDDCEAEPEMESEEEMAAEAMDSSKEAEDYHLSVSIQNEDAITLDVDGDDLLDTGKHVKLPDSEADKGNDEPEASAEMSTDDDMKAEDKDGKQDDGAWDEPSKDGREATKKAEVGDKEKESGKKGPSSTGVSGQGKSSSRDRDGKTAKDDKVVGSGSNISSSHNVWVSGLSFNTKAADLKNLFGKYGKVLSAKVLTNARSPGSKCYGLVTMSSSAEVTRCISQLDCTELDGQQIYVECGKNIPFKKESSKIESDDKASTSKSSEKRSSTGTKLSNKSQQPYKKDDKSGEKEKDSSKDTKSSKSDSGTSNSAQSSSKKDDRASRRSRSPGGMAQGNQNKGKSNFIKARPFRKPRYFEKPFIQMPMQKRPKWLIPPAELEMIKNKQRFLNKEGEFIPFAKIKEQRIRERNDRTRRATEMRRQREMMEQVRHVRECEERENLFRERQRLEMERQKLERERFEREKLERERIRIEQERRKEAEHIARQQEIRRQQEHLRCEQEKRNLKRGRDVEQGRRDNNYWNGNKKIQSDAPDSRLNQGGNFNREQNRFTNFNNRQRGRFPQAAVEQRNMFDRRNRFDGEPEAKKSRPSPQRQGGGNFERYPKNFEGVRRPEPSRDTDRRDRDERRPIQMQNRPMGARMSGMTQMRSPRDGSNAWKNDGGMNANKGDMRGAMRIRADRSGRDGPGPALRGASSANRGRGSFNDRDGGRAMVINEQPFNSGRRVVVERHNREQGMRKEWQGPSSSRGSGGAGYNNRRMSDSRSGMMSPSSGHSSGMRRIVQITNNSSGGNTGGFKSFKGTRQF from the exons ATGCCTTCTAAG GAAACAGAAGAATATGAGTCTGAGAAGG ATGTAACCGATACAGATGATGGTACACGGGAAAATTGTAAGCCTGCACTCTCCGAGGAGAACTCTTCTCAGCCTGAGCCCGAGGCCGAGACCGAGGCTGAACCGGAGACGGCAGTCGCGGTGGCCGATTCGGAGCCGGATGCGGCGGAGGCCGACACTGACGCCGAGCAAGAGCTGGATGCGGATTTCGAACAAGAGCCCGAGGGAGACGGCGAGCCGCCAGTCGACGAGGAGGCCGAGTGCGAGCCGCCAGTCGACGAGGAAGCCGAGTGTGAGCCGCCAGTCGACGAGGAGGTCGAGTGCGAGCCGCCAGTCGACGAGGAGGCCGGAGGCGAGCCCCAAGTCGATGAGGAGGCCGGAGGCGAGCCCCAAGTCGACGAGGAGGCCGGAGGCGAGCCCCAAGTCGACGAGGAGGCCGGAGGCGAGCCCCAAGTCGACGAGGAGGGCGAGGGCGAGCCGCAAGGCGACGAGGAGGCCGAGAGCATGCCTCAGGACGACTGTGAGGCGGAGCCCGAAATGGAGTCTGAAGAAGAGATGGCTGCTGAAGCCATGGATTCCTCAAAAGAAGCCGAGGACTATCACCTGTCTGTGTCGATCCAAAACGAAGACGCCATCACCTTAGATGTTGATGGCGACGATCTCCTGGACACAGGTAAACACGTGAAACTTCCTGATTCAGAGGCCGACAAGGGCAACGATGAGCCTGAGGCCTCTGCCGAGATGAGCACAGATGATGACATGAAGGCGGAAGACAAAGATGGTAAGCAAGATGACGGAGCCTGGGACGAGCCCTCAAAGGACGGCAGAGAGGCCACAAAGAAAGCTGAAGTCGGAGATAAAGAAAAGGAATCTGGGAAGAAAGGCCCCTCGTCTACTGGGGTATCTGGTCAAGGAAAGAG CTCTTCAAGAGACAGAGATGGAAAAACTGCAAAAGACGATAAGG TGGTCGGCAGCGGCAGCAACATCAGCTCTTCTCATAATGTTTGGGTGAGCGGCCTGTCCTTCAACACCAAGGCGGCCGATCTGAAGAACCTCTTTGGCAAATACGGCAAG GTTTTAAGTGCCAAGGTCCTAACAAATGCCAGAAGTCCTGGTTCAAAATGCTACGGACTGGTGACCATGTCTTCTAGTGCAGAGGTGACGCGTTGCATCTCTCAACTGGACTGCACTGAGCTTGATGGACAACAAATATATGTTGAATGT ggCAAAAATATCCCTTTCAAAAAAGAATCTTCCAAAATTGAATCAGATGACAAAGCAAGTACCAGCAAGTCAAGTGAAAAGCGCAGTTCCACAGGGACAAAGTTGTCTAACAA GTCGCAGCAACCTTACAAGAAAGATGATAAATCTGGGGAGAAGGAGAAAGATTCATCCAAGGATACCAAAAGTAGCAAATCTGATTCCGGAACATCAAATTCCGCCCAAAGTTCttcaaaaaaagatgacagaGCCAGCAGAC GGTCAAGGAGTCCAGGTGGTATGGCGCAGGGAaatcaaaacaaaggaaagtcCAATTTCATCAAAGCAAGACCTTTTAGAAAGCCGAGATATTTTGAGAAG CCATTTATTCAAATGCCAATGCAAAAAAGACCCAAATGGTTGATACCCCCTGCAGAG TTGgagatgattaaaaataaacaacgcTTTCTCAATAAGGAAGGGGAATTTATTCCATTTGCGAAGATTAAGGAGCAGAGAATACGTGAACGGAATGACCGTACCCGTAGAGCCACAGAGATGCGCAG ACAACGCGAAATGATGGAGCAGGTACGGCACGTGCGGGAGTGCGAAGAGCGCGAGAACCTCTTTCGTGAACGCCAGAGACTGGAGATGGAAAGACAAAAGCTGGAAAGGGAGCGCTTTGAGAGGGAGAAGCTTGAAAGGGAAAGAATCCGAATAGAGCAA GAGCGCCGGAAAGAAGCAGAACACATAGCCCGCCAGCAGGAGATCAGACGACAGCAGGAACATCTCCGCTGCGAGCAAGAGAAGAGAAACCTCAAAAGAGGTCGTGATGTGGAACAAGG TCGGCGAGACAACAATTACTGGAACGGTAACAAGAAGATACAATCGGATGCACCCGATTCTCGACTCAACCAAGGTGGCAACTTCAACCGAGAGCAGAACCGCTTCACCAACTTCAACAACCGCCAGAGGGGCCGCTTCCCGCAGGCCGCCGTCGAGCAGCGCAACATGTTTGATAG gcgCAACCGGTTTGATGGTGAGCCAGAAGCAAAGAAAAGCCGGCCCTCCCCTCAGCGGCAGGGCGGCGGCAACTTTGAGCGCTACCCCAAGAACTTCGAAGGGGTGCGGCGGCCCGAGCCTTCGCGGGACACCGACCGCAGGGATCGAGACGAGAGGCGTCCCATCCAGATGCAAAATCGGCCGATGGGAGCCAGGATGTCTGGCATGACCCAAATGCGCTCTCCGAGGGATGGCAGTAATGCCTGGAAGAATGACGGCGGAATGAACGCCAACAAGGGCGATATGCG GGGAGCAATGCGCATTCGTGCCGACAGATCGGGTCGAGACGGGCCCGGCCCCGCGCTTAGGGGAGCTTCTTCAGCTAACAGAGGAAGAGGCTCGTTTAATGATCGGGACGGAGGAAGAGCCATGGTGATAAATGAACAG CCTTTCAACTCGGGGCGCCGGGTCGTGGTGGAGCGTCACAATCGGGAGCAGGGAATGCGAAAGGAATGGCAAGGTCCTTCCAGTTCCCGAGGAAGCGGCGGAGCGGGTTACAATAACCGCAGGATGAGCGACAGTCGTAGCGGCATGATGTCACCATCTTCCGG TCACTCATCTGGTATGAGACGCATCGTCCAAATAACCAACAACTCAAGTGGCGGCAACACAGGCGGCTTCAAGTCTTTCAAAGGAACGCGGCAGTTCTAA
- the sltm gene encoding SAFB-like transcription modulator isoform X2, which translates to MASVAISVAQKKITELRVVDLKSELKRRNLDTSGIKSVLLARLKQAIESEDAEGGFVKIQSPVSTSSRKSGKGKGRKIDSDLDTTTEDDMPSKETEEYESEKDVTDTDDGTRENCKPALSEENSSQPEPEAETEAEPETAVAVADSEPDAAEADTDAEQELDADFEQEPEGDGEPPVDEEAECEPPVDEEAECEPPVDEEVECEPPVDEEAGGEPQVDEEAGGEPQVDEEAGGEPQVDEEAGGEPQVDEEGEGEPQGDEEAESMPQDDCEAEPEMESEEEMAAEAMDSSKEAEDYHLSVSIQNEDAITLDVDGDDLLDTGKHVKLPDSEADKGNDEPEASAEMSTDDDMKAEDKDGKQDDGAWDEPSKDGREATKKAEVGDKEKESGKKGPSSTGVSGQGKSSSRDRDGKTAKDDKVVGSGSNISSSHNVWVSGLSFNTKAADLKNLFGKYGKVLSAKVLTNARSPGSKCYGLVTMSSSAEVTRCISQLDCTELDGQQIYVECGKNIPFKKESSKIESDDKASTSKSSEKRSSTGTKLSNKSQQPYKKDDKSGEKEKDSSKDTKSSKSDSGTSNSAQSSSKKDDRASRRSRSPGGMAQGNQNKGKSNFIKARPFRKPRYFEKPFIQMPMQKRPKWLIPPAEEGEFIPFAKIKEQRIRERNDRTRRATEMRRQREMMEQVRHVRECEERENLFRERQRLEMERQKLERERFEREKLERERIRIEQERRKEAEHIARQQEIRRQQEHLRCEQEKRNLKRGRDVEQGRRDNNYWNGNKKIQSDAPDSRLNQGGNFNREQNRFTNFNNRQRGRFPQAAVEQRNMFDRRNRFDGEPEAKKSRPSPQRQGGGNFERYPKNFEGVRRPEPSRDTDRRDRDERRPIQMQNRPMGARMSGMTQMRSPRDGSNAWKNDGGMNANKGDMRGAMRIRADRSGRDGPGPALRGASSANRGRGSFNDRDGGRAMVINEQPFNSGRRVVVERHNREQGMRKEWQGPSSSRGSGGAGYNNRRMSDSRSGMMSPSSGHSSGMRRIVQITNNSSGGNTGGFKSFKGTRQF; encoded by the exons ATGGCGTCGGTAGCCATTTCCGTGgcgcagaaaaaaataacagaattAAGAGTTGTTGACCTTAAATCCGAGCTCAAAAGACGAAATTTGGATACATCGGGTATTAAGAGCGTGCTTCTCGCCAGACTGAAACAG GCAATCGAGAGTGAAGATGCAGAAGGTGGTTTTGTTAAGATTCAATCTCCAGTAAGCACGTCTTCTCGTAAAAGTGGAAAAGGCAAAG gaagGAAAATTGATTCAGATTTGGACACTACCACAGAAGATGATATGCCTTCTAAG GAAACAGAAGAATATGAGTCTGAGAAGG ATGTAACCGATACAGATGATGGTACACGGGAAAATTGTAAGCCTGCACTCTCCGAGGAGAACTCTTCTCAGCCTGAGCCCGAGGCCGAGACCGAGGCTGAACCGGAGACGGCAGTCGCGGTGGCCGATTCGGAGCCGGATGCGGCGGAGGCCGACACTGACGCCGAGCAAGAGCTGGATGCGGATTTCGAACAAGAGCCCGAGGGAGACGGCGAGCCGCCAGTCGACGAGGAGGCCGAGTGCGAGCCGCCAGTCGACGAGGAAGCCGAGTGTGAGCCGCCAGTCGACGAGGAGGTCGAGTGCGAGCCGCCAGTCGACGAGGAGGCCGGAGGCGAGCCCCAAGTCGATGAGGAGGCCGGAGGCGAGCCCCAAGTCGACGAGGAGGCCGGAGGCGAGCCCCAAGTCGACGAGGAGGCCGGAGGCGAGCCCCAAGTCGACGAGGAGGGCGAGGGCGAGCCGCAAGGCGACGAGGAGGCCGAGAGCATGCCTCAGGACGACTGTGAGGCGGAGCCCGAAATGGAGTCTGAAGAAGAGATGGCTGCTGAAGCCATGGATTCCTCAAAAGAAGCCGAGGACTATCACCTGTCTGTGTCGATCCAAAACGAAGACGCCATCACCTTAGATGTTGATGGCGACGATCTCCTGGACACAGGTAAACACGTGAAACTTCCTGATTCAGAGGCCGACAAGGGCAACGATGAGCCTGAGGCCTCTGCCGAGATGAGCACAGATGATGACATGAAGGCGGAAGACAAAGATGGTAAGCAAGATGACGGAGCCTGGGACGAGCCCTCAAAGGACGGCAGAGAGGCCACAAAGAAAGCTGAAGTCGGAGATAAAGAAAAGGAATCTGGGAAGAAAGGCCCCTCGTCTACTGGGGTATCTGGTCAAGGAAAGAG CTCTTCAAGAGACAGAGATGGAAAAACTGCAAAAGACGATAAGG TGGTCGGCAGCGGCAGCAACATCAGCTCTTCTCATAATGTTTGGGTGAGCGGCCTGTCCTTCAACACCAAGGCGGCCGATCTGAAGAACCTCTTTGGCAAATACGGCAAG GTTTTAAGTGCCAAGGTCCTAACAAATGCCAGAAGTCCTGGTTCAAAATGCTACGGACTGGTGACCATGTCTTCTAGTGCAGAGGTGACGCGTTGCATCTCTCAACTGGACTGCACTGAGCTTGATGGACAACAAATATATGTTGAATGT ggCAAAAATATCCCTTTCAAAAAAGAATCTTCCAAAATTGAATCAGATGACAAAGCAAGTACCAGCAAGTCAAGTGAAAAGCGCAGTTCCACAGGGACAAAGTTGTCTAACAA GTCGCAGCAACCTTACAAGAAAGATGATAAATCTGGGGAGAAGGAGAAAGATTCATCCAAGGATACCAAAAGTAGCAAATCTGATTCCGGAACATCAAATTCCGCCCAAAGTTCttcaaaaaaagatgacagaGCCAGCAGAC GGTCAAGGAGTCCAGGTGGTATGGCGCAGGGAaatcaaaacaaaggaaagtcCAATTTCATCAAAGCAAGACCTTTTAGAAAGCCGAGATATTTTGAGAAG CCATTTATTCAAATGCCAATGCAAAAAAGACCCAAATGGTTGATACCCCCTGCAGAG GAAGGGGAATTTATTCCATTTGCGAAGATTAAGGAGCAGAGAATACGTGAACGGAATGACCGTACCCGTAGAGCCACAGAGATGCGCAG ACAACGCGAAATGATGGAGCAGGTACGGCACGTGCGGGAGTGCGAAGAGCGCGAGAACCTCTTTCGTGAACGCCAGAGACTGGAGATGGAAAGACAAAAGCTGGAAAGGGAGCGCTTTGAGAGGGAGAAGCTTGAAAGGGAAAGAATCCGAATAGAGCAA GAGCGCCGGAAAGAAGCAGAACACATAGCCCGCCAGCAGGAGATCAGACGACAGCAGGAACATCTCCGCTGCGAGCAAGAGAAGAGAAACCTCAAAAGAGGTCGTGATGTGGAACAAGG TCGGCGAGACAACAATTACTGGAACGGTAACAAGAAGATACAATCGGATGCACCCGATTCTCGACTCAACCAAGGTGGCAACTTCAACCGAGAGCAGAACCGCTTCACCAACTTCAACAACCGCCAGAGGGGCCGCTTCCCGCAGGCCGCCGTCGAGCAGCGCAACATGTTTGATAG gcgCAACCGGTTTGATGGTGAGCCAGAAGCAAAGAAAAGCCGGCCCTCCCCTCAGCGGCAGGGCGGCGGCAACTTTGAGCGCTACCCCAAGAACTTCGAAGGGGTGCGGCGGCCCGAGCCTTCGCGGGACACCGACCGCAGGGATCGAGACGAGAGGCGTCCCATCCAGATGCAAAATCGGCCGATGGGAGCCAGGATGTCTGGCATGACCCAAATGCGCTCTCCGAGGGATGGCAGTAATGCCTGGAAGAATGACGGCGGAATGAACGCCAACAAGGGCGATATGCG GGGAGCAATGCGCATTCGTGCCGACAGATCGGGTCGAGACGGGCCCGGCCCCGCGCTTAGGGGAGCTTCTTCAGCTAACAGAGGAAGAGGCTCGTTTAATGATCGGGACGGAGGAAGAGCCATGGTGATAAATGAACAG CCTTTCAACTCGGGGCGCCGGGTCGTGGTGGAGCGTCACAATCGGGAGCAGGGAATGCGAAAGGAATGGCAAGGTCCTTCCAGTTCCCGAGGAAGCGGCGGAGCGGGTTACAATAACCGCAGGATGAGCGACAGTCGTAGCGGCATGATGTCACCATCTTCCGG TCACTCATCTGGTATGAGACGCATCGTCCAAATAACCAACAACTCAAGTGGCGGCAACACAGGCGGCTTCAAGTCTTTCAAAGGAACGCGGCAGTTCTAA
- the sltm gene encoding SAFB-like transcription modulator isoform X1: MASVAISVAQKKITELRVVDLKSELKRRNLDTSGIKSVLLARLKQAIESEDAEGGFVKIQSPVSTSSRKSGKGKGRKIDSDLDTTTEDDMPSKETEEYESEKDVTDTDDGTRENCKPALSEENSSQPEPEAETEAEPETAVAVADSEPDAAEADTDAEQELDADFEQEPEGDGEPPVDEEAECEPPVDEEAECEPPVDEEVECEPPVDEEAGGEPQVDEEAGGEPQVDEEAGGEPQVDEEAGGEPQVDEEGEGEPQGDEEAESMPQDDCEAEPEMESEEEMAAEAMDSSKEAEDYHLSVSIQNEDAITLDVDGDDLLDTGKHVKLPDSEADKGNDEPEASAEMSTDDDMKAEDKDGKQDDGAWDEPSKDGREATKKAEVGDKEKESGKKGPSSTGVSGQGKSSSRDRDGKTAKDDKVVGSGSNISSSHNVWVSGLSFNTKAADLKNLFGKYGKVLSAKVLTNARSPGSKCYGLVTMSSSAEVTRCISQLDCTELDGQQIYVECGKNIPFKKESSKIESDDKASTSKSSEKRSSTGTKLSNKSQQPYKKDDKSGEKEKDSSKDTKSSKSDSGTSNSAQSSSKKDDRASRRSRSPGGMAQGNQNKGKSNFIKARPFRKPRYFEKPFIQMPMQKRPKWLIPPAELEMIKNKQRFLNKEGEFIPFAKIKEQRIRERNDRTRRATEMRRQREMMEQVRHVRECEERENLFRERQRLEMERQKLERERFEREKLERERIRIEQERRKEAEHIARQQEIRRQQEHLRCEQEKRNLKRGRDVEQGRRDNNYWNGNKKIQSDAPDSRLNQGGNFNREQNRFTNFNNRQRGRFPQAAVEQRNMFDRRNRFDGEPEAKKSRPSPQRQGGGNFERYPKNFEGVRRPEPSRDTDRRDRDERRPIQMQNRPMGARMSGMTQMRSPRDGSNAWKNDGGMNANKGDMRGAMRIRADRSGRDGPGPALRGASSANRGRGSFNDRDGGRAMVINEQPFNSGRRVVVERHNREQGMRKEWQGPSSSRGSGGAGYNNRRMSDSRSGMMSPSSGHSSGMRRIVQITNNSSGGNTGGFKSFKGTRQF, translated from the exons ATGGCGTCGGTAGCCATTTCCGTGgcgcagaaaaaaataacagaattAAGAGTTGTTGACCTTAAATCCGAGCTCAAAAGACGAAATTTGGATACATCGGGTATTAAGAGCGTGCTTCTCGCCAGACTGAAACAG GCAATCGAGAGTGAAGATGCAGAAGGTGGTTTTGTTAAGATTCAATCTCCAGTAAGCACGTCTTCTCGTAAAAGTGGAAAAGGCAAAG gaagGAAAATTGATTCAGATTTGGACACTACCACAGAAGATGATATGCCTTCTAAG GAAACAGAAGAATATGAGTCTGAGAAGG ATGTAACCGATACAGATGATGGTACACGGGAAAATTGTAAGCCTGCACTCTCCGAGGAGAACTCTTCTCAGCCTGAGCCCGAGGCCGAGACCGAGGCTGAACCGGAGACGGCAGTCGCGGTGGCCGATTCGGAGCCGGATGCGGCGGAGGCCGACACTGACGCCGAGCAAGAGCTGGATGCGGATTTCGAACAAGAGCCCGAGGGAGACGGCGAGCCGCCAGTCGACGAGGAGGCCGAGTGCGAGCCGCCAGTCGACGAGGAAGCCGAGTGTGAGCCGCCAGTCGACGAGGAGGTCGAGTGCGAGCCGCCAGTCGACGAGGAGGCCGGAGGCGAGCCCCAAGTCGATGAGGAGGCCGGAGGCGAGCCCCAAGTCGACGAGGAGGCCGGAGGCGAGCCCCAAGTCGACGAGGAGGCCGGAGGCGAGCCCCAAGTCGACGAGGAGGGCGAGGGCGAGCCGCAAGGCGACGAGGAGGCCGAGAGCATGCCTCAGGACGACTGTGAGGCGGAGCCCGAAATGGAGTCTGAAGAAGAGATGGCTGCTGAAGCCATGGATTCCTCAAAAGAAGCCGAGGACTATCACCTGTCTGTGTCGATCCAAAACGAAGACGCCATCACCTTAGATGTTGATGGCGACGATCTCCTGGACACAGGTAAACACGTGAAACTTCCTGATTCAGAGGCCGACAAGGGCAACGATGAGCCTGAGGCCTCTGCCGAGATGAGCACAGATGATGACATGAAGGCGGAAGACAAAGATGGTAAGCAAGATGACGGAGCCTGGGACGAGCCCTCAAAGGACGGCAGAGAGGCCACAAAGAAAGCTGAAGTCGGAGATAAAGAAAAGGAATCTGGGAAGAAAGGCCCCTCGTCTACTGGGGTATCTGGTCAAGGAAAGAG CTCTTCAAGAGACAGAGATGGAAAAACTGCAAAAGACGATAAGG TGGTCGGCAGCGGCAGCAACATCAGCTCTTCTCATAATGTTTGGGTGAGCGGCCTGTCCTTCAACACCAAGGCGGCCGATCTGAAGAACCTCTTTGGCAAATACGGCAAG GTTTTAAGTGCCAAGGTCCTAACAAATGCCAGAAGTCCTGGTTCAAAATGCTACGGACTGGTGACCATGTCTTCTAGTGCAGAGGTGACGCGTTGCATCTCTCAACTGGACTGCACTGAGCTTGATGGACAACAAATATATGTTGAATGT ggCAAAAATATCCCTTTCAAAAAAGAATCTTCCAAAATTGAATCAGATGACAAAGCAAGTACCAGCAAGTCAAGTGAAAAGCGCAGTTCCACAGGGACAAAGTTGTCTAACAA GTCGCAGCAACCTTACAAGAAAGATGATAAATCTGGGGAGAAGGAGAAAGATTCATCCAAGGATACCAAAAGTAGCAAATCTGATTCCGGAACATCAAATTCCGCCCAAAGTTCttcaaaaaaagatgacagaGCCAGCAGAC GGTCAAGGAGTCCAGGTGGTATGGCGCAGGGAaatcaaaacaaaggaaagtcCAATTTCATCAAAGCAAGACCTTTTAGAAAGCCGAGATATTTTGAGAAG CCATTTATTCAAATGCCAATGCAAAAAAGACCCAAATGGTTGATACCCCCTGCAGAG TTGgagatgattaaaaataaacaacgcTTTCTCAATAAGGAAGGGGAATTTATTCCATTTGCGAAGATTAAGGAGCAGAGAATACGTGAACGGAATGACCGTACCCGTAGAGCCACAGAGATGCGCAG ACAACGCGAAATGATGGAGCAGGTACGGCACGTGCGGGAGTGCGAAGAGCGCGAGAACCTCTTTCGTGAACGCCAGAGACTGGAGATGGAAAGACAAAAGCTGGAAAGGGAGCGCTTTGAGAGGGAGAAGCTTGAAAGGGAAAGAATCCGAATAGAGCAA GAGCGCCGGAAAGAAGCAGAACACATAGCCCGCCAGCAGGAGATCAGACGACAGCAGGAACATCTCCGCTGCGAGCAAGAGAAGAGAAACCTCAAAAGAGGTCGTGATGTGGAACAAGG TCGGCGAGACAACAATTACTGGAACGGTAACAAGAAGATACAATCGGATGCACCCGATTCTCGACTCAACCAAGGTGGCAACTTCAACCGAGAGCAGAACCGCTTCACCAACTTCAACAACCGCCAGAGGGGCCGCTTCCCGCAGGCCGCCGTCGAGCAGCGCAACATGTTTGATAG gcgCAACCGGTTTGATGGTGAGCCAGAAGCAAAGAAAAGCCGGCCCTCCCCTCAGCGGCAGGGCGGCGGCAACTTTGAGCGCTACCCCAAGAACTTCGAAGGGGTGCGGCGGCCCGAGCCTTCGCGGGACACCGACCGCAGGGATCGAGACGAGAGGCGTCCCATCCAGATGCAAAATCGGCCGATGGGAGCCAGGATGTCTGGCATGACCCAAATGCGCTCTCCGAGGGATGGCAGTAATGCCTGGAAGAATGACGGCGGAATGAACGCCAACAAGGGCGATATGCG GGGAGCAATGCGCATTCGTGCCGACAGATCGGGTCGAGACGGGCCCGGCCCCGCGCTTAGGGGAGCTTCTTCAGCTAACAGAGGAAGAGGCTCGTTTAATGATCGGGACGGAGGAAGAGCCATGGTGATAAATGAACAG CCTTTCAACTCGGGGCGCCGGGTCGTGGTGGAGCGTCACAATCGGGAGCAGGGAATGCGAAAGGAATGGCAAGGTCCTTCCAGTTCCCGAGGAAGCGGCGGAGCGGGTTACAATAACCGCAGGATGAGCGACAGTCGTAGCGGCATGATGTCACCATCTTCCGG TCACTCATCTGGTATGAGACGCATCGTCCAAATAACCAACAACTCAAGTGGCGGCAACACAGGCGGCTTCAAGTCTTTCAAAGGAACGCGGCAGTTCTAA